A section of the Rhipicephalus sanguineus isolate Rsan-2018 chromosome 11, BIME_Rsan_1.4, whole genome shotgun sequence genome encodes:
- the LOC125756426 gene encoding uncharacterized protein LOC125756426, translating into MALSMVSLKQDPSFGLDSRRSWVPAVFLSVSLTTVLIGQYSVGVHFYGIVRTYGVSQKDSSWPLVLSQSLSFLAGMSVGGVFVAATVLVSQYFEARRATAIGLIVTLSGTSLLYVPYMADVCHSTYGINGPFLLLGGVMLNAFPPVFTLRSPEWLRRETTPSIRARNEFHEATLAEKSNNHATIDSDHQNLSSNVVAFGMATFIMLAVDLATDREVKPSKAVFLLNVFAAADICMKPTSGLLVDFKILSLEAVMFLGFLQFIACELLAILKALPLMLASGAIYGVSNGCKFTLLAPCLVKNFEVEALPIMMGVVTFCNGLALLTRPLLVVKTYNDLLHFKAGINAFFGVAWIVQIYMKRREQPALHT; encoded by the exons ATGGCGTTGTCTATGGTCTCATTGAAGCAGGACCCATCCTTCGGGCTGGACTCGAGGCGCAGTTGGGTGCCTGCGGTATTTTTAAGCGTATCATTAACCACGGTGCTCATTGGGCAGTATTCGGTGGGTGTACACTTCTACGGCATCGTCCGCACTTACGGTGTCAGCCAGAAGGATTCATCGTGGCCACTTGTGCTGAGCCAGAGCCTGTCTTTCTTGGCAG GAATGTCTGTGGGCGGCGTCTTCGTCGCGGCCACTGTTCTTGTCTCCCAGTATTTCGAGGCACGGCGCGCTACGGCCATTGGTCTCATCGTCACGCTCAGCGGAACCAGCCTGCTTTACGTTCCATACATGGCTGACGTTTGTCACTCTACCTACGGCATCAACGGCCCATTCTTGTTGTTGGGTGGAGTAATGCTGAATGCATTCCCACCAGTTTTCACCCTCCGCAGTCCCGAATGGCTGCGACGTGAAACCACTCCTTCTATTAGAGCACGCAACGAGTTCCACGAAGCAACGCTCGCAGAAAAAAGCAACAATCACGCCACCATTGACAGTGATCACCAAAATTTATCTTCTAACG TTGTGGCATTCGGTATGGCAACGTTTATCATGTTAGCGGTAGACCTCGCGACCGACAGGGAAGTCAAGCCTTCTAAGGCAGTGTTCCTTCTGAACGTTTTCGCTGCCGCCGATATTTGCATGAAGCCAACCAGTGGCCTTCTTGTTGACTTCAAGATATTGTCCCTGGAAGCCGTGATGTTTCTGGGCTTCCTTCAATTCATCGCCTGCGAGCTCCTTGCCATTCTCAAAGCACTTCCACTCATGCTGGCGTCTGGGGCAATATATGGCGTCAGTAACGGTTGCAAGTTCACACTCCTAGCGCCGTGCCTTGTGAAGAACTTTGAAGTGGAGGCACTGCCAATTATGATGGGCGTAGTGACTTTCTGCAATGGACTCGCGCTCCTCACaaggccccttctagtgg TGAAAACGTACAATGACCTTCTTCACTTCAAGGCCGGGATAAATGCCTTCTTCGGCGTCGCATGGATTGTACAGATCTACATGAAAAGACGAGAACAGCCAGCTCTACACACCTGA